Proteins found in one Selenomonadales bacterium genomic segment:
- a CDS encoding OmpH family outer membrane protein, whose amino-acid sequence MKMKKGLLVGMALMGTLLVAGCGSEPQFGVLDGQRVMAESPKIQAIQQELTTKGEALQEQLRKDQKTMSAAQFAKKQKETMQEFMVIKKGLETQLEATMETATSEVAAEKKLNLILYKQGVAQGGIDVTDDVIKKLQ is encoded by the coding sequence ATGAAGATGAAAAAAGGATTGCTTGTTGGAATGGCATTGATGGGCACTTTACTCGTAGCAGGCTGCGGCTCCGAACCGCAATTCGGCGTATTGGACGGACAGCGTGTTATGGCAGAAAGTCCGAAGATCCAAGCGATCCAGCAGGAATTGACGACCAAAGGTGAAGCTTTGCAAGAACAGCTCCGCAAAGACCAGAAAACGATGTCCGCTGCACAGTTTGCAAAAAAACAAAAAGAAACGATGCAGGAATTCATGGTGATCAAAAAAGGTCTTGAAACACAGCTCGAAGCAACGATGGAAACAGCAACGAGTGAAGTTGCAGCTGAAAAGAAACTCAACTTGATCCTTTATAAACAGGGTGTTGCACAAGGCGGCATCGACGTAACCGATGATGTAATCAAAAAATTGCAGTAA